The Polaribacter sp. Q13 sequence TAGAATAGTTTTAATGGTTAAAACGTCGTCGTACAAGGCAGATTTAATAAATTTAAAATTTATAGAAATTACAGGAAGCATTATCCCGCTTAATTCCATATCTTTGTATGTAACCCCCAAGGTACGTAGCCATTCGGTGCGTCCTAGTTCAAAAAATTGAGCATAATTTCCATGATATACAACGCCCATTTGGTCGGTTTCAGAATATCGAATGCGTGTTTTCGTAGATGAGTT is a genomic window containing:
- a CDS encoding thioesterase family protein: MKNSSTKTRIRYSETDQMGVVYHGNYAQFFELGRTEWLRTLGVTYKDMELSGIMLPVISINFKFIKSALYDDVLTIKTILRKKPMVKIEFEYEIVNQNNEMICTGSSVLAFLNSKTMKPTRCPDYLLKSLGY